Proteins found in one Mucilaginibacter gracilis genomic segment:
- a CDS encoding DUF2589 domain-containing protein, whose protein sequence is MESDLLSISQQFSGLPMDALIGGPLNAAARANAAMAMTQTKFMLDTCFAKTTAPAITKTAGTPAMYNAKGELETPAVLGTPDVPEHDNYVPVMVVMSLTRGVITPGVPGKKGDPNATPKIEDTPGTPTTIQSMTTQFNLPLLTIVPLNSLAVDTVDISFEMEVKSSFSEETSEAKSTESKGEGSFEAKMGWGPFSVTVRGSASYDSKDSQTHNTHYEKSNSAKYTVAVHAAQLPLPKGVNTIIEAFSQSISPITLEASK, encoded by the coding sequence ATGGAATCAGATCTTTTATCAATTTCGCAGCAGTTTTCCGGACTGCCAATGGATGCGCTTATCGGCGGCCCGCTTAACGCAGCCGCACGTGCAAATGCCGCAATGGCCATGACGCAAACCAAATTTATGCTCGACACCTGTTTTGCCAAAACAACAGCACCGGCAATAACCAAAACGGCCGGTACACCGGCGATGTATAACGCAAAAGGTGAATTAGAAACCCCCGCAGTGTTGGGAACCCCCGATGTACCGGAGCATGACAATTATGTGCCTGTAATGGTAGTGATGTCGTTAACAAGGGGGGTTATTACTCCCGGGGTACCCGGTAAAAAAGGCGACCCTAACGCCACCCCGAAAATAGAAGATACACCCGGTACGCCAACTACCATCCAGAGCATGACCACGCAGTTTAACCTGCCGTTATTAACCATAGTGCCACTAAATTCGCTGGCTGTTGATACGGTAGATATTAGCTTTGAAATGGAAGTTAAATCCAGCTTTTCTGAAGAAACATCCGAAGCGAAATCAACCGAAAGCAAGGGCGAGGGTAGCTTTGAAGCAAAAATGGGCTGGGGTCCATTCTCGGTAACCGTAAGGGGTAGTGCCAGTTACGATTCAAAAGACTCGCAAACGCATAACACCCATTACGAAAAAAGTAACTCTGCAAAGTATACAGTTGCTGTGCATGCAGCCCAATTGCCACTGCCAAAAGGTGTTAATACTATAATTGAGGCGTTCTCTCAATCCATATCGCCAATAACGCTCGAAGCTTCTAAATAA
- a CDS encoding GH25 family lysozyme codes for MNLLQLGSQGSDVQKLQNQLIAQGFQIAADGIFGPGTQAALKQYQQSKGLTADGIAGANTFSALGDSVTTATGIRGIDISHNNGAINWAILATEVSFVYCKASQGNSFKDPMFQQNFHRLAVANIIRGGYHFLNFQNSPADVQVENFLACGIDYSVMNVLPPVLDVEWQVPQALNDYIKPNRTACVQLVADWLSAVELRTGRVPMIYTNPSFWRDFLGNPSGFENYPLWTSGYSNNPPAMIPGWSHYTFWQNSGTGKISSINGDVDTDVFNGEMDDLIRLASPSPQPII; via the coding sequence ATGAATCTTCTGCAATTAGGCTCACAAGGCAGCGATGTACAAAAACTTCAAAACCAACTGATAGCGCAAGGCTTCCAAATAGCTGCCGATGGTATTTTTGGCCCTGGTACCCAGGCTGCCCTTAAACAGTACCAGCAAAGCAAGGGCCTTACCGCCGATGGCATAGCAGGTGCAAACACATTTAGCGCACTTGGCGATAGCGTTACCACCGCTACCGGCATCAGAGGCATTGATATATCGCACAATAACGGTGCAATAAATTGGGCCATACTTGCCACCGAAGTAAGCTTTGTTTACTGCAAGGCCAGCCAGGGCAACAGCTTTAAAGACCCCATGTTTCAGCAAAATTTTCACAGGCTGGCAGTGGCAAATATCATCAGAGGAGGTTACCATTTCCTCAACTTCCAAAACTCGCCGGCAGATGTGCAGGTAGAAAACTTTTTAGCCTGCGGCATTGATTATTCCGTAATGAATGTGCTGCCCCCTGTGTTAGATGTGGAGTGGCAGGTACCGCAAGCCCTTAACGATTATATTAAGCCTAACAGAACGGCTTGCGTTCAACTCGTTGCCGACTGGCTTTCGGCGGTAGAATTAAGAACCGGTCGTGTACCAATGATCTATACCAACCCCAGTTTTTGGCGCGACTTTTTGGGCAACCCGAGCGGATTTGAAAACTACCCGTTGTGGACATCCGGCTACAGCAATAATCCGCCTGCTATGATACCAGGTTGGTCGCACTATACTTTTTGGCAAAACAGCGGTACGGGCAAAATAAGCAGTATTAATGGCGATGTAGACACCGATGTATTTAACGGCGAAATGGACGACCTGATTCGGCTGGCATCACCTTCTCCCCAGCCTATCATCTAA
- a CDS encoding alginate lyase family protein gives MKLKFFFGILSVFSIHFAFAQSPKFILLDPARLSSKKASYKQGESAVVKQVQLVIKAADKLLDDKPASVMEKAFTPPSGSKHDYMSMAPYFWPDPNKADGLPYIRRDGEHNPEIKKITDDDFLNEMVSKCKFLSLAYYFTGDEKYANKASQLIKVWFIDSETRMNPNLNYAQAIRGVNDGRGIGIIESRCLCNLVDWMALLKGSRLFTFEGGVKAWYKDYLNWLLTSKNGIDEHNAKNNHGTHYDTQVISYALYLGDTALAKKTLEADKKRIALQIEPDGRQMLELERTNALGYSSMNLIGWSNIATLAGKINVDIWNYTTTDGRSLHKAFNWLAPYALGEKPWTEYKQISPFKKDDFYQLLVVASNKYGEVDYIKKSTSIKKNDKIQLTDLLYN, from the coding sequence ATGAAATTAAAATTCTTTTTTGGCATTCTTTCTGTTTTCTCAATCCACTTTGCATTCGCTCAATCACCCAAATTTATTTTATTAGATCCTGCGCGCCTCTCGTCTAAAAAAGCGAGCTATAAACAAGGTGAGTCAGCAGTTGTAAAACAGGTACAATTAGTTATTAAAGCCGCCGATAAATTACTTGATGATAAGCCTGCATCGGTAATGGAAAAGGCCTTTACGCCACCAAGCGGATCGAAGCACGATTACATGAGTATGGCACCCTACTTTTGGCCCGACCCTAATAAAGCCGACGGCTTGCCCTACATCAGACGCGACGGAGAACATAACCCGGAAATCAAAAAAATAACAGATGATGATTTTTTGAACGAAATGGTAAGCAAATGTAAATTTTTATCGCTGGCCTATTATTTTACAGGCGATGAAAAATACGCGAATAAAGCATCCCAGCTTATAAAAGTGTGGTTTATAGATAGCGAAACCCGGATGAACCCCAACCTTAATTACGCGCAAGCTATACGAGGCGTAAACGATGGGCGTGGTATTGGTATTATAGAGTCGAGGTGCCTTTGTAATTTGGTTGATTGGATGGCGTTGTTAAAAGGTTCCAGGTTGTTTACGTTTGAGGGTGGTGTAAAGGCTTGGTATAAGGATTATCTTAATTGGCTTTTAACCAGTAAAAATGGCATTGACGAGCACAACGCCAAAAACAACCATGGCACGCACTATGATACCCAGGTAATTTCATACGCGCTTTACTTAGGCGATACTGCACTGGCCAAAAAAACACTCGAAGCCGATAAAAAAAGAATAGCACTACAAATTGAACCCGACGGAAGACAGATGCTTGAGTTAGAACGTACAAATGCGCTTGGCTACAGCAGCATGAATTTAATAGGATGGAGTAATATTGCTACCCTGGCCGGTAAAATAAATGTGGATATTTGGAACTACACCACTACCGACGGAAGAAGCCTGCACAAAGCTTTTAACTGGTTAGCCCCTTACGCCCTGGGCGAAAAACCCTGGACAGAGTACAAACAAATTAGTCCGTTTAAAAAAGACGACTTTTATCAGCTATTAGTTGTCGCCTCCAATAAATATGGCGAGGTTGATTACATTAAAAAATCAACATCAATAAAAAAGAACGACAAAATACAGTTAACAGACTTGCTGTACAATTAA
- a CDS encoding AraC family transcriptional regulator, with protein sequence MNQFFQKPNRPQHFKIAKAPAQSFHVEHDFSPHFDNKWHYHTELEWVHINQGSGMLFIGDHATPFKAGDMFLIGAELPHYFKFDTKYFMEDAMQAVNTSAVYFDRNFFGEDFLHLPESKMIRTLLDEAGRGIRIGGEEKDLAAQIVKKMLNADGLNRIVLLIEALGTIASSKTREQLSSIGYMPGTELISDPRIKAIFDYSYANFKNQIRLDEIASLANVCPSSFCRYFKSRTNKTYSQFLIEIRVGYACRLLIETDRVIKQLCYECGFNNSACFHKYFKLITGKSPLTFQREFRSHRMVA encoded by the coding sequence ATGAACCAATTTTTCCAGAAGCCTAATAGGCCGCAGCATTTTAAAATTGCTAAAGCCCCAGCACAATCTTTTCATGTTGAGCATGATTTTTCTCCTCATTTCGATAATAAATGGCATTACCACACCGAGTTGGAGTGGGTACATATTAACCAAGGCAGTGGTATGTTATTTATTGGCGACCATGCAACACCTTTTAAAGCAGGTGATATGTTTTTAATTGGGGCCGAGCTTCCGCACTATTTTAAGTTTGATACCAAGTATTTTATGGAGGATGCTATGCAAGCCGTTAATACCAGCGCTGTTTACTTCGACCGTAATTTTTTTGGGGAGGATTTTCTGCATTTACCGGAAAGCAAGATGATACGAACGCTATTAGATGAGGCCGGCCGCGGTATCAGGATAGGCGGTGAAGAAAAAGATTTAGCAGCCCAAATTGTTAAAAAAATGCTAAATGCCGATGGTTTAAACAGGATAGTTTTACTTATTGAAGCACTGGGTACTATTGCATCTTCGAAAACCCGCGAACAATTGTCGTCAATAGGTTATATGCCGGGTACGGAGCTTATTTCCGATCCACGCATCAAAGCTATTTTTGATTATTCGTATGCAAATTTTAAAAATCAGATTCGTTTGGATGAAATAGCTTCGCTTGCCAACGTATGCCCAAGCTCTTTTTGTCGCTACTTTAAGTCTCGAACAAATAAAACATATTCGCAGTTTTTAATAGAGATTAGGGTTGGCTATGCCTGCAGGCTACTTATAGAAACCGACCGTGTTATTAAGCAGTTATGTTACGAGTGTGGCTTCAACAATTCGGCATGCTTTCACAAATATTTTAAGCTCATTACCGGTAAAAGCCCTCTTACCTTTCAAAGGGAGTTTCGTTCGCATCGGATGGTTGCATAA
- a CDS encoding cupin domain-containing protein, whose translation MDIQSYINSGNLELYALGLADANLTEEICALRLAYPEINQELEEIELTTEKLAKHQAIAPNPLLKNRIMAALDVAQEAINLDNLPPTGKYSNYKSWLKAVEHLIPTQPFDDFFAHVLQQNEKIAQTLVVTKLNVPDEIHEEVEESFFILKGTCTCTVGREIFTLNAGDYLDIPLHTNHDICINSPYLIAILQHKFA comes from the coding sequence ATGGATATTCAAAGCTATATTAACAGTGGAAACCTGGAGTTATACGCACTCGGATTAGCTGATGCCAATCTTACAGAAGAAATATGCGCTTTGCGTTTAGCCTATCCGGAGATCAATCAAGAACTTGAAGAAATTGAGCTAACCACCGAAAAGCTAGCCAAGCATCAAGCTATAGCACCCAATCCGCTATTAAAAAACAGGATTATGGCAGCCCTTGATGTGGCCCAGGAGGCCATCAACCTGGATAACCTGCCGCCAACCGGGAAATACTCAAACTACAAAAGCTGGCTAAAAGCCGTAGAACACCTGATACCCACCCAACCGTTTGACGATTTTTTTGCACACGTACTACAGCAAAATGAAAAGATAGCGCAAACCCTTGTGGTTACCAAATTAAACGTACCCGACGAGATACACGAGGAGGTGGAAGAAAGCTTTTTCATCCTGAAAGGGACCTGTACCTGTACCGTGGGCCGGGAAATATTTACGCTAAACGCCGGCGACTATTTAGATATTCCCCTACACACCAATCACGATATTTGCATCAATTCGCCTTATTTAATTGCTATATTACAGCACAAATTTGCTTAA
- a CDS encoding DUF2589 domain-containing protein, whose product MPAVIDQPFMPDFSKELDIESLISAPLVAVSKANAVMAQGQTRFLLEYCFNKKGDNHEPVMIRMALTRAVIYPAQQAEPGIPPTLASAPGVTPVVLANEGMPATPARPKSIQNEITYFELPLLTIVPLNSLAVDKISIDFDLEITSTTAKPTTTNNDTNNKITDQKPQLYGRISNTTGNDTNNADKSNVTNNTTTKLKVNINAATLPLPKGVLAIIDMYTKAIQPSPAESK is encoded by the coding sequence ATGCCTGCAGTAATTGATCAGCCTTTCATGCCCGATTTCAGTAAAGAACTGGATATAGAGTCGCTGATCAGCGCGCCCCTTGTAGCAGTTTCAAAAGCTAATGCTGTAATGGCACAAGGCCAAACCCGGTTTCTTTTAGAATATTGCTTTAACAAAAAAGGCGATAACCATGAGCCTGTAATGATAAGGATGGCGCTTACCCGGGCTGTTATATACCCTGCACAGCAAGCAGAACCCGGAATACCGCCAACACTGGCCTCGGCGCCGGGTGTTACACCGGTAGTATTGGCCAACGAAGGTATGCCTGCAACACCGGCCAGGCCAAAATCAATTCAAAACGAAATCACTTACTTTGAACTGCCGTTGTTAACCATTGTACCGCTTAATTCATTAGCGGTTGATAAGATCAGTATTGATTTTGATCTCGAGATTACTTCCACAACGGCTAAACCTACAACAACAAATAACGATACCAATAATAAAATAACAGACCAAAAGCCACAACTATACGGCAGAATAAGCAATACCACAGGCAACGACACCAATAACGCTGATAAAAGTAATGTTACCAATAACACTACCACTAAATTAAAAGTAAATATAAATGCTGCCACACTGCCTTTGCCAAAGGGGGTGTTAGCAATTATTGATATGTATACCAAGGCCATACAACCTTCGCCTGCCGAAAGTAAATAA
- a CDS encoding DUF2589 domain-containing protein: protein MISFKQFVTAIQDAIVTASDAIMDKNISLLDKYFTEAPKPAGTDSKHTLIPKSVILEYPHLTSNGEVENLEVAVPLITLVPLSMSKVEKAFLTAHFEMEIVDDEVQLHFSDKGSTGLFNKKPKTAWGKIELTFSPQETPEGFKLLIAGYEDILKRQIA, encoded by the coding sequence ATGATAAGTTTCAAGCAATTTGTAACCGCTATACAAGACGCCATAGTAACCGCCAGTGATGCCATAATGGACAAAAACATTTCGCTGCTGGACAAGTATTTTACAGAAGCCCCTAAACCGGCAGGCACAGATAGTAAACATACGCTCATACCCAAATCGGTTATATTGGAGTACCCGCATTTAACCAGTAACGGCGAAGTAGAAAACCTGGAAGTTGCGGTACCGCTTATAACGCTGGTACCGTTAAGCATGTCGAAAGTTGAAAAAGCTTTTTTAACAGCTCATTTTGAAATGGAAATAGTAGATGATGAGGTTCAGCTACATTTTTCTGATAAGGGCAGCACCGGCTTGTTCAATAAAAAGCCAAAAACTGCCTGGGGTAAAATAGAACTTACATTTTCGCCGCAAGAAACACCCGAAGGTTTTAAATTGCTCATTGCCGGATATGAGGATATACTGAAACGGCAAATAGCATAA
- a CDS encoding DUF2334 domain-containing protein, translating to MLQIKKRFIGFALLCNLILAFGHANAQPMVILKLDDLGSKNGTSNAAPVLDYLLDMKIKTAIGVIAVRLDSTALKAYSKYIAAKNDKNENIFEVWNHGFTHTNNNPPGGDKREFDGTGYQFQKQHFNTADSIVFKLLGVQMHTFGSPYNAVDSNTTRVIAENKNYKVVLLDGKKSGYERGILHMNNRVNMEVATGVPNFDQFVIQYNNLIGKYPDVIVLQGHPAFYDVAKFEELKKIIVFLQGKKCQFVLPYDLYVLNQKLKR from the coding sequence ATGTTACAGATAAAAAAAAGATTTATAGGTTTCGCATTGTTATGCAACCTGATATTGGCATTTGGCCATGCAAACGCACAACCGATGGTGATTTTGAAATTGGATGACCTGGGTAGCAAAAATGGTACAAGTAACGCTGCCCCCGTACTTGATTATTTATTGGATATGAAAATAAAGACGGCTATCGGCGTAATAGCTGTACGGTTGGATAGCACGGCACTGAAAGCGTATTCAAAATATATTGCCGCAAAAAACGATAAGAACGAAAACATCTTCGAGGTTTGGAACCATGGCTTCACCCATACAAACAATAACCCGCCTGGCGGAGATAAAAGGGAGTTTGATGGCACAGGATACCAATTTCAAAAGCAGCATTTTAACACGGCCGATTCCATTGTATTTAAGCTGTTGGGAGTACAAATGCACACTTTTGGATCGCCTTATAATGCTGTGGACAGCAATACCACGAGGGTTATTGCTGAAAATAAAAATTACAAAGTTGTTTTATTGGATGGCAAAAAGTCGGGATATGAACGTGGTATATTACATATGAATAACCGCGTTAATATGGAAGTAGCAACTGGTGTGCCCAATTTTGATCAGTTTGTAATTCAATACAATAATTTAATTGGTAAATATCCAGACGTTATTGTTTTACAAGGGCACCCAGCTTTTTATGATGTTGCTAAATTTGAAGAACTGAAAAAAATAATCGTTTTTTTACAGGGCAAAAAATGCCAGTTTGTTTTACCCTATGATTTATATGTTTTAAATCAAAAGCTTAAAAGATAA
- a CDS encoding response regulator transcription factor — protein sequence MSIKVAVVDDQNIFRQSLCFLIESIADFELVASAADGDTLLATLATLPLLPDVLLMDMSMPGMDGIELNTILNKRFPTVKVIVLSVHGQNRLISKMISAGAAAYLVKNCDRDELITAIKTTYTTGYYMNKQVLVAIQEKNRSVGKLKHFDAYTILTDREIQVLEMICNQYASAEIAEKLFISARTVEGHRNNLLLKTQSRNTAGLVLFAIKHQLFTLF from the coding sequence ATGAGCATAAAAGTTGCTGTAGTTGACGATCAAAACATTTTTAGGCAAAGCCTGTGTTTTTTAATAGAAAGCATTGCCGATTTTGAGCTTGTTGCAAGCGCTGCCGACGGCGATACACTGCTGGCAACTTTAGCCACTTTACCCCTACTGCCAGATGTTTTGTTGATGGATATGAGCATGCCCGGTATGGATGGGATAGAACTCAATACCATACTAAACAAGCGGTTCCCCACAGTTAAGGTTATTGTTTTATCGGTACACGGGCAAAACAGGCTTATCTCTAAAATGATTTCGGCGGGGGCAGCCGCGTACTTGGTTAAAAACTGCGACCGCGACGAACTTATAACTGCTATAAAAACCACCTATACAACCGGCTATTACATGAACAAGCAGGTGCTGGTAGCGATACAAGAAAAAAATAGATCGGTGGGTAAGCTAAAACATTTTGACGCTTATACCATACTTACCGACCGCGAAATACAGGTATTGGAAATGATTTGTAACCAATATGCCAGTGCCGAAATTGCCGAAAAACTTTTCATTAGTGCGCGCACGGTAGAAGGGCACCGCAACAATCTGCTCTTAAAAACCCAAAGCCGCAATACTGCGGGCTTGGTGCTTTTTGCTATAAAGCACCAACTATTCACCCTTTTTTAA
- a CDS encoding sensor histidine kinase encodes MNDNVAVLLTITTGGIFILVISFILLFVRNQNRLLKKQAELHETKLLHQHELLKTIIVSQEEERGRIGQDLHDDVGTALSNLRLTIEMFTQLPASGLDKFSVGCKAIIDKIITDVRHISHNLSPPGVAHYGFAGALEELCEMMSQTGAISITIDNNSAYTTDGLGTINALSLYRVMAELINNTIKHARATKIFISFTEAEDSVEVLYTDNGIGTTATINPAKGMGMQNIETRLKVIGATLLPQLPAHTGYSFRFILNK; translated from the coding sequence ATGAACGATAACGTTGCGGTGCTCCTCACCATCACCACGGGCGGTATATTTATACTGGTTATTTCTTTTATACTCCTTTTTGTACGCAACCAAAACCGCCTGCTCAAAAAACAGGCCGAACTGCATGAAACCAAGCTGTTGCACCAGCATGAGTTGCTAAAAACAATCATCGTTTCGCAGGAAGAAGAACGGGGCCGGATAGGGCAAGATCTGCATGATGATGTAGGTACGGCCCTGTCAAACCTGCGCCTCACCATTGAGATGTTCACCCAGTTGCCGGCCAGCGGGCTGGATAAATTTTCTGTCGGCTGCAAAGCCATTATTGATAAAATTATTACCGATGTAAGGCATATCTCGCATAACCTATCGCCGCCCGGTGTAGCGCATTATGGTTTCGCGGGCGCACTCGAAGAACTGTGCGAAATGATGTCGCAAACGGGCGCCATCAGCATCACTATCGATAACAATTCGGCCTATACAACCGATGGGTTGGGCACCATTAACGCGCTATCGCTTTATCGCGTTATGGCCGAGTTGATAAATAACACCATTAAGCATGCCCGGGCAACCAAAATTTTTATTTCGTTTACCGAGGCCGAGGATAGCGTTGAAGTACTTTACACCGATAACGGGATAGGCACTACAGCCACCATAAACCCGGCTAAAGGTATGGGTATGCAAAATATAGAAACACGGCTAAAGGTAATTGGGGCAACGCTGTTACCTCAATTACCGGCGCATACGGGGTACAGTTTTAGGTTTATTTTAAATAAATGA